Below is a genomic region from Rhizobium sp. 007.
ATAGCAGCAAAAAATGCATATAACTCCAAAGATTGCGAAAATGTCGCGACCGCAGGTTGCCCATGCCCCCTTGCACGTTCATCGATTTTATCAGCCGATGTAACGTCATTTAAGCTCATCGCCAAACGCCTCCGTCGGTTTAAGGTATTCTAAAACGCAAAAAAGTGAAGTAACTTCCGAGCTTGGAGAGCTTGTCCTTCAAACATCTTCGATCGGAGACCGTACGATGCCGCTGCAAAGTCTGGCGAGATACCGCCCCTGCGGCGAGTTGCACTCCATGTCCTCGCACTTGGGGAACGCGTGATATTATCGTGCGCCATCACTGGTGGCGCGATGCGCCCATAAGATTAAACCTTTATAAACATCGGGGATATTGGTTCAAAGGGAAGCACCGCGAGACGCATATCATGAAGACGCTCGCCGAGCTTGCAAAGCCCGGAGATACCGTTGTCGAGCTCGGCGGCCATATCGGCTATCTTTCGGTTCATTTAGCAAAGATCGTTGGCGATGACGGTACTGTTATCGTTTTCGAACCTGGGCCCAACAATTTGCCGTATCTTCGAACCAATACAGAGAGCTTTGCGAACATTAAAATCGTTGAAGCCGCGTGTGGAGATCTCGATGGCCCCGTGGAATTTTGGATAGAAGGCGTGTCGGGACAGAACAATTCATTGGACAAAAACTATAAAAATTTTGAACAAAACCGAGAAAATGCGTTCAGCGATGCGCTGATGGAATCCGTCACGGTCGAGATGATGCAGCTTGACACGTTCTTGGAAGAGACGGGCCTTCGTCCGGCGCTGCTGAAGATAGATGTGAAGGGTGCCGAACACCGTGTGCTTCTCGGTAGTTCGCACTGTCTAGCGAATATAAGACCACGTGGAAGTTACCGAGAATTTTGACGATGTAGCCAGAATATTTAACGAAAACGATTACGCAATATATGATCGCAGTCGCCCCGAGTGGGTGTGCATTCCGGCCGAACGCGCCGGAGCGTCCCAACAAATATCGGAGCATTGAGCGTCCGGGCTCGTTTTTGTCATCGCGTCATCGAAGCTTGCAACTCCGCCGCTTGCCGAAAAAGGAGCCGCCATAGTTCGACAAAGGAGCGGCATGAAAACGTCTTTATTCCCGCCTTTCTCGCATCAGGCTCTCAAAGGGCAGATGTTGGTAGCGGGATCTGACTTCATACAGCCATGCTTTTTTTAGGGGTGACAGACAGAGATTTGTCTGCAATGAAGACCGCGATGAGAGACAGGGGCGTCCGTTGCAAGACGGGCTGAGAAGTACCCTTCGAACCTGAACCGGATAATGCTGGCGGAGGGAGTCGCTCGGAGCCTTGCTTATTCAGTCCGGCTCCCCGCGCCTTTGCCCCGCCAGAAAGGGGCAAATGCCGATACGAAGTTCACCCGGACAACTCTTCGCTGCCATGCGCGCGACGCCGCCGCTCGTGCATTGCATCACCAACTACGTCGCGATGAATATCGGGCCCGGTTCCCTTTCATGGCGCCTCCTTGACGCGCTTGCGCAGCTCGATGGAACCGCACTCGATGCTGCGGCAAGAGTAACATCGAGATGAAGCGTTTCGATCTTTCCCTTTATCCTGTCCTCGACCCGGATCTGTGCGCCGGTATCGGCATGGTCAAGACGGCGCTCGCCGCGGCTTCCGGCGGAGCAACGATCATACAGCTGCGCGATAAACAGGCAGGCACGGCAGGCCGGGTCAAGACCGGTCGAGCGTTGAAAGCCGCGCTTGCCGAAACCGGCGCCCTTCTGATCGTCAACGACGACGCCGAGGCTCCAATTGCGATCGAGGCGGATGGGTTGCATGTCGGGCAAAATGACATGGCCGCCCGCGACGCGCGCAAACAGATCGGATCATCGATGATCCTTGGACTTTCGGTGGCAACCGAGGAACTGGCCGCGGCCGTCGACCCGGCAATCGTCGACTATGCCGGTATCGGTCCTGTCTTTGCCACATCGACAAAACCGGATCACAAGCCTCCAATCGGCATCGATGGCGTGGCAAGGCGCGCGAGGGCCTGCCGCGTACCAGGGGTCGCGATCGGCGGCCCCAAGGCGACCCATGCAGAATATGTGCTTGCGGCAGGGGCAAAGGGGCTCGCGGTCGTATCTGCTATCTGTGGCACGCCGGATCCGCGGCAGGCTGCCGCGAGCATTACTGACGCAATCCGAAAGGCACGCGCATGATATGCAACGTTCTTTCCATTGCCGGCTCCGACCCTTCGGGCGGCGCGGGCGTCCAGGCCGATTTGAAAACATGTTCGGCGCGCGGCACCTATGGCATGGCCGTTTTGACGGCCTTGACGGCTCAGAATACCCAGGGCGTTTCCAGCGTGCATGCAGTTCCCGCTGACTTCGTCGCCGAGCAGATCGCCATGGTCTTCGCCGATATCCGCGTCGATGCGGTGAAGATCGGCATGATCGCCAATGCACCGATTGCCGAAGCTGTCGCCAACGCCCTTTTGCCGCACCGCGGCATACCGATCGTGCTCGATCCGGTGATGATTGCCAAAGGAGGTGCTGCCCTCCTTGATGTTGAAGCCATCGACTTTCTCAAGACCCGGCTTTTGCCGCTCGCAACGCTTCTTACCCCCAATCTGCCAGAAGCCGCCGCTCTGCTCAGAGAGCCGGTCGCAGGGACCCGAGATGCAATGGAGCGGCAAGCGGAAAAGCTGCGTGCGCTTGGTCCCTCTGCCGTTCTCGTAAAGGGCGGCCATCTTGGCGGGATGCAAAGCCCTGACGTCCTGGTAAGCGAAAGCGGGATTACCTGGTTTGAAGCGCCACGCGTTCCGACGAAGAACACGCACGGCACCGGCTGCACACTTTCGAGCGCGCTTGCAGCAGAACTCGCAAAGGGCGGATCGCTCGAGGCCGCGGTCGCTACAGCCAAAGATTACCTGGCTGCCGCCGTTGCCAAAGCCGGCACGCTCAGCGTCGGTTCGGGCCACGGTCCGGTTCAGCATTTTCATCAGCTCTGGGCATGATGCACAGGGCTGCTTAGGTCTTCACGGCGCCAGCGGTCAGACCGGCGATGATATGCTTTTGGGCGACGAAGAACACGATCACCGTCGGCAGGATGGTAAGCGTGATGAAGGCGAGCACCAGCTGCCATTCGGTGCCATACTCGCCACGATAGACCATGATGCCGAGCGGCCACGGATATTTCGATTCCGAATTCAGCATGATCAGCGGCAGGATATAACTGTTCCAGCTGCCAACGAAGGAGATGATGCTGACGGTTGCAACGATCGGCCGCGCAAGCGGTAGCGAGATGTACCAGAAGAAGCGCAGATAGCCGCAACCGTCGACAAAGGCCGCTTGGAACAATTCTTCCGGGAGGTTTCGGAAATAATTCCTGAAAAGCAGGATGCTCATGCCGAGGCCGAATGCGACCTGCGGCAGCACCACGCCCCAATAGGTATCGAGAAGACCCAGATCGCGGATGCGGATGAAGAGCGGCAGGATCGCCGTTGCTGCCGGAAACATCAGGCCGAGCAGGAAATAGTTCAGCAGGAACGACGAGCCGAAGAAACGGACATGCGCAAAGGTGAAGGCGGCCATCGACGAGACGATCAGCGTGAGAGAGACCGTGAGCGCTGCAATGACCAGCGAATTGAAGATCTGCAGCCAGTATCGCTCCCCGAAGAGGATATCGGTATAATTTGACCATTGCCACTCTGCAGGGAGCCCAAAGGGATTGGTGCGCAGGTCGCCCAACGTCTTGAAACCGCCGAGCGCCGTCGTCAGCAACGGGATGAGAACCAGCGCCGCAATCAGCGTCAGCGACACGTAGAGATAAAGCCGCGTCTGCAGCGGCATGCGAATGGTGGAGCTCGTGTCAATCATTGCGCATGAAAATCCTCTTGTAGCCGAAGGCGAGTGTCATGCAGATGATGAAGAGGACGACACCGACGGCGCTGCCGAGACCAACCTGCATGCGCATGACGCCGTAGGTGTAAAGGAAGGTCACCATCGTCTGCGTCGAATTCGATGGCCCGCCGCCTGTCAGCGGCATGATCATGTCGAAGAGCTGCAGCGAACCGATGACCGCAAAGAAGATGGATAGGCGCAGCGTGGATCCAAGCAGCGGCAGCGTCACATAGCGGAACTTCTGCCAGCCTGTCGCCCCGTCGATCTCAGCTGCTTCGAGCACATTTTTGTCGACCGATTGCAGGCCGGCGATGAAGAGCATCATGTGGAAGCCGAAATACTTCCAGACGATAACGGCAAGCACGGCGTAAATGGCGAGATCCTTGTCGGCGAGCACATAGGGGGTCGCGAGACCGAAGAAGTTCGAGATTGCGGCAAAGAGCCCGTAGTCGCCGTCATAAACGAAGCGCCAGATCAGGCCAGCTGCGACATCGGCAAGAACGTAGGGCAGAAAGAAGATCAAGCGGAAGGCGACGACGCCAGGGATACGGTGGGCCAGCATCGTCGACAGCCAGATCGCCAGCGGAACCTGGATGGCGATGGATATCAGGATAATGAGGCCATTATTGACAAGCGCCTGTGTGAAGGCGGCGTTGCGCAAGAGGACTTGGAAGTTGCGGAGCGCGATGAACTCCGTCGGCATGCCGTAGCCGTTCCACTTATAGAGGCTGTACCAGGCCGCCTCGCCCATCGGCATGATGACGAAGAGCGTAAAAAGCAGCAGAGCCGGCGGCAGAAAGAACAGAAGTACGGCCCAGCGGTCATGCGCAGCCGAACTGCGGTTTCTGGTCGCGCTCCTGGCCGGTCTTGCCGCACCGATCGCTGATGAAATGGAAATATTCGCCATCTGTCTTGCCTTCGCATGCGCCTGGTCCGATCCCGGCACCTGTTGAGAAGGCGCCGGGACAAAGGAAGCGGAGCGGGTTATTGCTCCAGTTCGAAGGCGTCCTGGATCTGCTGGGCGCCATCCTGCGAACTCATCTGGCCGGAGACGATTTCAACGGAGACATCATTGACGACACGGCCAACGGCAGCGCCGAGATCCTGATCGAAATAGTTCTGGTGCCAGGTCGAGGCGGCGAGTTGCCTGGCGGATTGAGCCAGAAGCGAATTGGTCACACCATCATCGGCGCCGACGGCCACCGGTAGAAGCATCGCGGCCTTGGCCATGGATCTTTCGTTTTCTGCATTCGTCAGGAAGGCGAGAAAATCGATTGCTTCCTTGGAAGCCTTCTTGGTTACCGCCCAGCCGTTCAAACCACCCAGCGTATCGGTTACCTTGCCGGCGCCGCCCTCTACGGTCGGGAAGTTAAAGCGGCCGATGTTTTCCGGCGAAAGTCCCTTGCCGTCACCGGCATTCTTGCGCTGATTGGCTTCGGTATTCTCAAAACCGAGGATCATAGCGGCCTTACCATCGCCGAAGACGCCGAGAGTTTGCGGCCAGGTGGCACCCAGATAGCCAGGCTGGAAGGGTTCAATCTTCCCGAGTTCGGCAAGATCCTCACCGGCCTTGATGATCGCCGGATCGAGGAAGCCTTCGCCCTCGCCTTTCTTGGCAGCGTCGAAGACCTTTTCTCCGCCTTCGCGCATGACGAGATAGCTCCAATAGAAGTGGATCGGCCATTTTTCGCCGCCGCCACCTGCGATCGGCACGATGCCGGCGTCCTTGAGCTTTTTCACGGCATCGAGAAAGTTTGCCCAGGTCTTGATGTCCTCGGCCTTCACGCCTGCCTTTGCAAAGAGCTCCTTATTGTAGAAGAAGCTGACGAGACCGACCTTGTATGGCATTGCCCAGACCTTGCCGTCAAAGGTCAGACCACTGACAGAGGCGGCGCTAAAGGCGTTGCGCAGCTTGCCGCCATCTGCATCGAGCGCGGCTGTCACATCCTGAAGCGCGCCGGTCTCAGATTGTTGTTTGAGGACGCCCCCGCCCCAGCTGAAAAAGAAGTCCGGTATATCGTCGGACTGGAGAAGCGTCGGCAGTTTTGCCTTGAAGGCCTCGTTTTCGAGAAACTGCATCTGTATGTCGACATCCGGGTGCTTTTCTTCATAAGCCTTGGCAATCTCCTCCCACTTGGCCACATAAGTCGGATCGAGCTCCAGATGCAGCCACTTTACGACCGTTGTTGCGGAGGCTGCACCGGCTCCGAGAATCACGGAAATGCCTGCGGCAGCGGCCAGAAATGCGATGCGCTTGGCGCGAAGAGCAGCATTCGTGCGAATATACGTCATGGATTTTCCTCCCAGGGGGCCAATGTCCTCACTAATTTTTCCCCTATGCGGAATAATTCAACGCAGCTCTGACTGATGTCAACCCGATGGGCCGATTTTTTGGCAAATCTGCTTGACAGCATCCGCAAACTGCCTGTTATTTAATTTGTATTCCGTCGAAAATAATCGGGGCTGAGCCCTGAAGCAAAGCGATTGCCCGGCTAGTTTTCATGAAGACCGCAGATCCTGAGTTAATGCGCGCGATCAATCGCTTGAACGTGCTGGACACGATCCGCCGCCACGGACCGATCGCACGTGTGGAGATCAGCGAACGCACCGAACTTTCGACCACGACGGTATCGGCAATTACCGCCTCGCTTCTCGATGACGGGCTCATTCTGCCGCGTCACGAAGGCGACATCCGCAACGAGGCGGCCCGCGGCCGTCCCCGTGTGATGCTGGAATTGAACCCGGATGCCGCGCGCGTCGTCGGTGCAAAAATTGCGGCAAGCCGGCTCGTTTTCGTCCTCACCGATTTCCGCGGAGACGTGCTTTCGAAACTCACCCTGCCGATCCGCATCGACCGGCAGCCGATCACAGTCATCGCCGACCTGGTGGAGGATGGCGTCCGCCGCTGCGTCGTGGATGCCGGCTTGTCGCTGGAAGATGTCGATACCGTTTGCCTTGGCCTTCCGGGCGTTATCGAGCATCGCACCGGCCATGTTCGCAGCAGCCCCATCTTTCGGGATACGAATGTCGATTTCGCCTCGGAGATGACTGCGCGGCTTGGGACGTCGACCATCATCGAGAGCGATGCGCATGCAATCACCCTTGCCCATCACTGGTTCGGCAAGGCGCGAGATCTCGAGGATATGGTGTTGATCTCCCTGGAACAGACGCTCGGGCTTGGCGTGCTGCATGGCAATCAACTCTTCCGCGGTGCCGGCGGCCTCAGCCACAATCTCGGCGATCTCGTGCTCGGCACGGGGTCGCAGGGGACGGTGCGGCTGTCGAGCCAGGCTGGCGAAAGTGCAATCCTTGGCGAACAGCAGGCCGACGGGCGTTTTGCCGAAGCAATCCGTCTCGGCCGCGGCATGGCCCACGCTCAGGCGCTGATCAAGGCGGAGGACAATGTCCTCATCGGCGCCGCCGTCCGCGCCGGCGAGGCCGTCGGGCTGACGATTGCCAACATCGTCACGCTCTTTGCCCCGCCGCGTGTGATCCTCGTCGGCTCCAGCCTGGCGCTCGGCGAGCCCTTTCTGAACAGCCTGCGCGATGCCTATGCACTTGCGATCCCGCCATCCTTAAAGGGCGTCACCGAACTCCTCTTCGACGACTCCACAGACGATTTCTGGGCGCAAGGTGCGGCAGCCGTTGCCCTTTACGAACTCTACGAGTCGCCTTGGAACACGACGGGGCCGGCACTCTAAAAACTGTAACTGTAAAATCGATTGGGAGGAAATCATGGAGACAGTCGGCATCGGCATCATCGGATGCGGCAATATTTCGGGCGCATACCTCAAGGCCGTGGCCTCTTTCCCGATCCTCGATATCCGCGGCATCGCCGATCTCAACCGATCCCTGGCGGAGGCAAAAGCCGCCGAATTCAACGTCCCGGCGAAAAACGTCGACGAGATCTTTGCCGATCCAAAGATCGAAGTCGTCGTCAACCTGACGATACCGAAAGCGCATGTGGCAGTCGGCCTGCAGGCACTTGAAGCAGGAAAACACACGTATTCGGAAAAGCCCCTCGGAATTAGTTTCGCGGAAGGGAAAAAGCTCGCTGAAGCCGCGAAAGCGAAAAACCTTCGCATCGGCGCGGCACCCGATACCTTTCTCGGCGGCGGGCATCAGACGGCGCGTGCCCTGATCGACAAGGGCGTGATCGGCCAGCCCGTCGGCGGTACGGCCACTTTCATGTGCCCCGGCCACGAACGATGGCACCCGAACCCGGCCTTCTACTACGAGGTCGGCGGCGGGCCGATGCTCGACATGGGACCTTATTACATCACCGATCTCGTCAATCTCTTCGGACCGGTAGCGCAGGTCGCGGGCTTTGCGATTGCGCCCCGCAAGGAGCGTATCATCACCAGCGAGCCGCACAGCGGCGAGCATATTCCAGTGCACGTGCCAACGCATGTCGTCGGCATCATGGCCTTTGCCAACGGGGCGGTCGTTCAGATTGGCATGAGTTTCGACGTCGCCGGGCACAAGCATGTGCCGCTTGAACTCTATGGCACGGAAGGCACGCTGATCGTTCCCGACCCGAACCATTTCGGCGGCGAGGTCCAGCTTCTGAAAAAGGGCGGAAGCTTCGAACCGCAGGAACTGACAGCGCCTTACGCAGACGGCAACTACCGCTCGCTCGGCGTTGCAGATCTTGCACACGCCATCCGTTCCAATCGCCCGCACCGGGCAAACGGCAGCCTCGCGCTGCACGTTCTCGAAGTCATGGAGGCGTTTCACGCGGCCTCCGAAACCGGCCGCACGGTCACGATTGCCACAGAGACGGAGCGCCCGGCGCCGCTGTCGGATTCCCTTATCAATGGACGGTTGGGCAAGTAATATTCAGGAGGAAAGAACATGCGCGAAGCACTGATCGTCTGGGGCGGCTGGAGCGGCCACGAACCACAGGAATGCGCGGCCATCATCAAGGACATGCTTCAGGAGGACGGCTTCAAGGTCTATGTAGAGCACAGCACCGAAGCCTTCGCCGATCCGTCGGTGCATGATCTGAGCC
It encodes:
- a CDS encoding FkbM family methyltransferase, with the translated sequence MRHHWWRDAPIRLNLYKHRGYWFKGKHRETHIMKTLAELAKPGDTVVELGGHIGYLSVHLAKIVGDDGTVIVFEPGPNNLPYLRTNTESFANIKIVEAACGDLDGPVEFWIEGVSGQNNSLDKNYKNFEQNRENAFSDALMESVTVEMMQLDTFLEETGLRPALLKIDVKGAEHRVLLGSSHCLANIRPRGSYREF
- the thiE gene encoding thiamine phosphate synthase — translated: MKRFDLSLYPVLDPDLCAGIGMVKTALAAASGGATIIQLRDKQAGTAGRVKTGRALKAALAETGALLIVNDDAEAPIAIEADGLHVGQNDMAARDARKQIGSSMILGLSVATEELAAAVDPAIVDYAGIGPVFATSTKPDHKPPIGIDGVARRARACRVPGVAIGGPKATHAEYVLAAGAKGLAVVSAICGTPDPRQAAASITDAIRKARA
- the thiD gene encoding bifunctional hydroxymethylpyrimidine kinase/phosphomethylpyrimidine kinase gives rise to the protein MICNVLSIAGSDPSGGAGVQADLKTCSARGTYGMAVLTALTAQNTQGVSSVHAVPADFVAEQIAMVFADIRVDAVKIGMIANAPIAEAVANALLPHRGIPIVLDPVMIAKGGAALLDVEAIDFLKTRLLPLATLLTPNLPEAAALLREPVAGTRDAMERQAEKLRALGPSAVLVKGGHLGGMQSPDVLVSESGITWFEAPRVPTKNTHGTGCTLSSALAAELAKGGSLEAAVATAKDYLAAAVAKAGTLSVGSGHGPVQHFHQLWA
- a CDS encoding carbohydrate ABC transporter permease translates to MIDTSSTIRMPLQTRLYLYVSLTLIAALVLIPLLTTALGGFKTLGDLRTNPFGLPAEWQWSNYTDILFGERYWLQIFNSLVIAALTVSLTLIVSSMAAFTFAHVRFFGSSFLLNYFLLGLMFPAATAILPLFIRIRDLGLLDTYWGVVLPQVAFGLGMSILLFRNYFRNLPEELFQAAFVDGCGYLRFFWYISLPLARPIVATVSIISFVGSWNSYILPLIMLNSESKYPWPLGIMVYRGEYGTEWQLVLAFITLTILPTVIVFFVAQKHIIAGLTAGAVKT
- a CDS encoding sugar ABC transporter permease, with the protein product MANISISSAIGAARPARSATRNRSSAAHDRWAVLLFFLPPALLLFTLFVIMPMGEAAWYSLYKWNGYGMPTEFIALRNFQVLLRNAAFTQALVNNGLIILISIAIQVPLAIWLSTMLAHRIPGVVAFRLIFFLPYVLADVAAGLIWRFVYDGDYGLFAAISNFFGLATPYVLADKDLAIYAVLAVIVWKYFGFHMMLFIAGLQSVDKNVLEAAEIDGATGWQKFRYVTLPLLGSTLRLSIFFAVIGSLQLFDMIMPLTGGGPSNSTQTMVTFLYTYGVMRMQVGLGSAVGVVLFIICMTLAFGYKRIFMRND
- a CDS encoding extracellular solute-binding protein, which translates into the protein MTYIRTNAALRAKRIAFLAAAAGISVILGAGAASATTVVKWLHLELDPTYVAKWEEIAKAYEEKHPDVDIQMQFLENEAFKAKLPTLLQSDDIPDFFFSWGGGVLKQQSETGALQDVTAALDADGGKLRNAFSAASVSGLTFDGKVWAMPYKVGLVSFFYNKELFAKAGVKAEDIKTWANFLDAVKKLKDAGIVPIAGGGGEKWPIHFYWSYLVMREGGEKVFDAAKKGEGEGFLDPAIIKAGEDLAELGKIEPFQPGYLGATWPQTLGVFGDGKAAMILGFENTEANQRKNAGDGKGLSPENIGRFNFPTVEGGAGKVTDTLGGLNGWAVTKKASKEAIDFLAFLTNAENERSMAKAAMLLPVAVGADDGVTNSLLAQSARQLAASTWHQNYFDQDLGAAVGRVVNDVSVEIVSGQMSSQDGAQQIQDAFELEQ
- a CDS encoding ROK family transcriptional regulator gives rise to the protein MKTADPELMRAINRLNVLDTIRRHGPIARVEISERTELSTTTVSAITASLLDDGLILPRHEGDIRNEAARGRPRVMLELNPDAARVVGAKIAASRLVFVLTDFRGDVLSKLTLPIRIDRQPITVIADLVEDGVRRCVVDAGLSLEDVDTVCLGLPGVIEHRTGHVRSSPIFRDTNVDFASEMTARLGTSTIIESDAHAITLAHHWFGKARDLEDMVLISLEQTLGLGVLHGNQLFRGAGGLSHNLGDLVLGTGSQGTVRLSSQAGESAILGEQQADGRFAEAIRLGRGMAHAQALIKAEDNVLIGAAVRAGEAVGLTIANIVTLFAPPRVILVGSSLALGEPFLNSLRDAYALAIPPSLKGVTELLFDDSTDDFWAQGAAAVALYELYESPWNTTGPAL
- a CDS encoding Gfo/Idh/MocA family oxidoreductase; the protein is METVGIGIIGCGNISGAYLKAVASFPILDIRGIADLNRSLAEAKAAEFNVPAKNVDEIFADPKIEVVVNLTIPKAHVAVGLQALEAGKHTYSEKPLGISFAEGKKLAEAAKAKNLRIGAAPDTFLGGGHQTARALIDKGVIGQPVGGTATFMCPGHERWHPNPAFYYEVGGGPMLDMGPYYITDLVNLFGPVAQVAGFAIAPRKERIITSEPHSGEHIPVHVPTHVVGIMAFANGAVVQIGMSFDVAGHKHVPLELYGTEGTLIVPDPNHFGGEVQLLKKGGSFEPQELTAPYADGNYRSLGVADLAHAIRSNRPHRANGSLALHVLEVMEAFHAASETGRTVTIATETERPAPLSDSLINGRLGK